One Panicum virgatum strain AP13 chromosome 9K, P.virgatum_v5, whole genome shotgun sequence genomic region harbors:
- the LOC120649902 gene encoding uncharacterized protein LOC120649902, with translation MPPSAVVVCRKRSRSPPRGFDSARRTRPMPEAERAPPPRLAMPPSAVVVCPKRSRSPPRGFDSARRTRTRPMPEVEWAAGAAKAGAAPALPDDMLLEAFKRLPPPRDVVRCAAVCRRWRRVLAGAGAACLPEPPRHFGFFRNYGPSPLPPFVAAAGVALHAGFVPGPRACGATVVDSRGRRLLLRELGSPRDLRLIVCSPLEKTCGRVPSLYTAGHRVACTVLVPGESAAFRVVVVLFGAAPNHFEVLVYSSTASCWEAATGPMNRELAVRRGPSVVLGDVVYKLHSEDKYIMAVDAVEMKLSAVPLPDTGTLLYVGNHWIGKTGDGRLCFFAIREQLTLVKWVLAAPGKWVEQQPVDLRMLVHPALVGDLTQTKLSAKMSDQLRGCKLVSFAAFCEATGTLFFIMADWVVQLDPRTGCLRRLWRNTDESRPLDDVYPCEMLQWPPVLKDAGEAPEAGGDC, from the coding sequence ATGCCACCGtccgccgtcgtcgtctgccGCAAGCGCTCCCGCTCCCCGCCGCGCGGCTTCGACTCCGCGCGGCGCACGCGCCCGATGCCGGAGGCggagcgggcgccgccgccacgcctcgctatgccgccgtccgccgtcgtcgtctgccCCAAGCGCTCCCGCTCCCCGCCGCGCGGGTTCGACTCCGCgcggcgcacgcgcacgcgcccgATGCCGGAGGTGGAGTGGGCGGCGGGTGCCGCCaaggcgggggcggcgccggcgctgcccgACGACATGCTCCTGGAGGCGTTCaagcggctgccgccgccgcgcgacgTCGTCCGCTGCGCCGCGGtgtgccgccgctggcgccgcgtcctcgccggcgcgggggcggcgtgcCTCCCCGAGCCGCCGCGCCACTTCGGGTTCTTCCGCAACTACGGCCCGTCCCCGCTGCCCCCGTTCGTGGCCGCCGCGGGCGTCGCCCTGCACGCCGGCTTCGTCCCCGGGCCGCGCGCGTGCGGCGCTACCGTCGTGGACTCCCGCGGCCGGCGTCTGCTCCTGCGGGAGCTCGGCAGCCCCCGCGACCTCAGGCTCATTGTCTGCAGCCCGCTGGAGAAGACGTGCGGGCGGGTGCCGTCGCTCTACACCGCGGGGCACAGAGTGGCGTGCACCGTGCTCGTCCCTGGGGAAAGTGCCGCGttccgcgtcgtcgtcgtcctcttcGGCGCCGCCCCGAACCACTTTGAGGTGCTCGTCTACTCATCGACCGCCTCCTGTTGGGAGGCCGCCACCGGGCCGATGAACCGGGAACTAGCCGTCCGCCGCGGCCCGTCGGTCGTCCTCGGCGACGTCGTGTACAAGCTGCACAGCGAAGACAAGTACATCATGGCCGTCGACGCGGTCGAGATGAAGCTGTCGGCGGTGCCCCTCCCCGACACCGGGACGCTCCTCTACGTCGGGAACCACTGGATCGGCAAGACAGGGGACGGCCGCCTCTGCTTCTTCGCGATCCGGGAGCAGCTCACCCTCGTCAAGTGGGTTCTCGCAGCACCTGGCAAGTGGGTGGAGCAGCAGCCCGTGGACCTCCGCATGCTGGTGCACCCGGCGCTGGTTGGCGACCTCACCCAAACGAAGCTCTCGGCCAAGATGTCGGACCAGCTCCGTGGATGCAAGCTCGTGAGCTTCGCCGCATTCTGCGAGGCCACGGGCACTCTGTTCTTCATCATGGCCGACTGGGTCGTGCAGCTCGACCCCAGGACGGGGTGTCTGCGGCGGCTGTGGCGCAACACTGACGAGTCGCGGCCGCTGGACGACGTGTACCCGTGCGAGATGCTGCAGTGGCCGCCGGTGCTCAAGGATGCCGGCGAGGCCCCTGAGGCGGGAGGTGATTGTTGA